A stretch of the Streptococcus oralis genome encodes the following:
- the speE gene encoding polyamine aminopropyltransferase — translation MDLWFSEVHTPDVKLSLRTAKQLYAGKSEWQDIEVLDTPAFGKILILNGHVLFSDADDFVYNEMTVHVPMAVHPNPKKVLVIGGGDGGVAQVLTLYPELEQIDIVEPDEMLVEVCREYFPDFAAGLDDPRVTIYYQNGLRFLRNCEDDYDIIINDATDPFGHTEGLFTKEFYGNSYRALKEDGIMIYQHGSPFFDEDESACRSMHRKVNQAFPISRVYQAHIPTSPAGYWLFGFASKKYHPVKDFDKEGWKKRQLFTEYYTANLHVGAFMLPKYVEDILEEEEGKK, via the coding sequence ATGGATTTATGGTTTTCTGAAGTTCATACTCCAGATGTGAAACTGTCCCTGAGAACAGCCAAGCAACTCTACGCTGGTAAGAGTGAATGGCAGGATATAGAAGTCTTAGACACGCCAGCTTTTGGAAAGATATTGATCTTAAATGGGCATGTCTTGTTTTCAGATGCAGATGATTTTGTTTACAATGAAATGACCGTCCACGTACCCATGGCTGTCCATCCTAATCCTAAGAAAGTATTGGTTATTGGGGGTGGCGACGGCGGTGTTGCCCAAGTATTAACGCTCTATCCTGAACTCGAGCAAATCGATATCGTTGAACCAGATGAAATGCTGGTTGAGGTTTGTCGTGAGTATTTCCCAGATTTTGCTGCTGGATTAGATGACCCTCGTGTCACCATTTACTACCAAAATGGACTGCGATTTTTGAGAAACTGTGAGGATGATTACGATATCATTATCAACGATGCGACAGATCCATTTGGACATACGGAAGGGCTCTTTACCAAGGAATTTTACGGTAACAGTTACAGAGCTCTCAAAGAAGATGGCATCATGATCTATCAGCATGGGAGTCCCTTCTTTGACGAGGATGAGTCAGCTTGCCGAAGTATGCACCGCAAGGTCAATCAAGCCTTTCCAATCAGTCGGGTTTATCAGGCCCATATCCCAACCAGTCCAGCGGGCTATTGGTTGTTTGGATTTGCATCGAAAAAATACCACCCTGTCAAAGATTTTGACAAGGAAGGCTGGAAAAAACGCCAGCTTTTCACAGAATACTATACTGCAAACTTACATGTGGGAGCCTTTATGTTGCCCAAGTATGTTGAGGACATTTTAGAAGAAGAGGAAGGAAAAAAATGA